A DNA window from Fodinibius sp. Rm-B-1B1-1 contains the following coding sequences:
- a CDS encoding BamA/OMP85 family outer membrane protein, with protein sequence MRLLGLEKYVLLFTICMVAGVTTTTAQRANNGSEVHPQVWEVTFEGNKTYSNMVLKNQVATEAPGFGEKLKFWDKTGFELDEQEIKRDVIRIRNYYQRRGFINVKVNYSIQTKNKEWKKEVTFRVKEQLPIRIADLVYEVEGATQHVKDVRASSAYQRTQRDHPYQKNNRYEMIKEPEVVGRFTDVLKNMGYAYAEVNIKADIDSTALTANVTIQSDLGPRTYIDSVEVEGIESIDKDYVMLEADLKRGERYSMDKLQEAQQQIFDHHLFRFATISIPDQPKDSTLNLIMRVRENEKRSVELLAGFGTEDKLRGQVSWTHRNVGHRAHRFNATARASFIEQFATINYLFPYVYNTKSSVVISPFGQHMLESNYELFRAGVTNSFIYRYSQNLTASASHEFTKNQELSRSFDTTLPDSTLEYDLSSLQLSGYYSQGYGRQQEGWVIQPYFELSGFFGFASYSFQKLSADIRRFTRLGNSTMLATRLKGGAIFSAKSDSLPSNIRYYLGGTNSVRGWYRNQLGPKNAQTDSTGFEQYVPRGGSAMFGFNIELRQELNFLIDGLGMAAFFDGGQLWETFARIRRRPVQFGVGGGFRYQSPIGPVRIDVGYKLNPTERDLNIYQGTDYGGKWERIGIHFSIGQAF encoded by the coding sequence GTGCGGCTATTGGGCTTGGAAAAATATGTACTGCTATTCACCATTTGTATGGTAGCGGGAGTGACTACAACTACTGCACAACGTGCTAATAATGGGAGTGAGGTTCATCCGCAAGTGTGGGAGGTTACCTTCGAAGGGAATAAAACGTATTCCAATATGGTGCTTAAAAACCAAGTCGCTACTGAGGCGCCCGGTTTTGGGGAAAAGTTGAAGTTTTGGGATAAAACGGGATTTGAGCTGGATGAGCAGGAGATAAAACGTGATGTAATACGGATTCGAAATTATTATCAACGTCGAGGGTTCATTAATGTGAAGGTCAATTATAGTATTCAAACAAAAAATAAAGAGTGGAAAAAGGAAGTTACTTTTAGGGTTAAGGAACAGTTGCCAATCCGGATAGCAGATTTAGTATATGAGGTTGAGGGAGCGACGCAACATGTTAAAGATGTTCGAGCAAGTTCAGCTTATCAAAGAACACAACGGGATCACCCGTACCAAAAAAATAATCGCTATGAAATGATTAAAGAGCCGGAGGTGGTAGGACGATTTACGGATGTTCTTAAGAATATGGGGTATGCGTATGCGGAGGTCAATATTAAGGCTGATATTGATTCCACAGCATTAACGGCAAATGTTACCATCCAATCTGATTTGGGACCACGAACATATATTGACTCGGTGGAGGTGGAAGGGATCGAGAGTATTGACAAAGATTATGTGATGCTCGAAGCTGATTTAAAGAGGGGAGAACGATATAGTATGGACAAATTGCAGGAGGCTCAGCAGCAGATTTTTGACCACCATCTATTTCGGTTTGCAACTATAAGTATTCCTGATCAGCCCAAAGATTCAACCCTGAATTTGATAATGCGTGTTCGTGAAAATGAAAAACGATCGGTAGAACTGTTAGCCGGTTTTGGGACCGAAGACAAGTTACGCGGACAGGTTAGCTGGACACATCGTAATGTAGGTCACCGGGCACACCGGTTTAATGCGACGGCACGGGCTTCGTTTATTGAACAATTTGCAACAATCAATTATTTATTTCCTTATGTCTATAATACCAAGAGCAGTGTGGTTATTTCACCTTTTGGTCAGCACATGTTAGAAAGTAATTACGAACTGTTTAGGGCTGGTGTTACGAACAGTTTTATTTATCGTTATAGCCAGAATCTGACGGCATCGGCCTCCCATGAATTTACCAAAAACCAAGAGCTGTCACGTAGTTTTGATACCACCTTGCCGGATTCTACACTGGAATATGACTTATCCTCCCTGCAGCTGAGTGGATATTACAGCCAGGGGTACGGCCGTCAGCAAGAAGGATGGGTTATTCAGCCTTATTTTGAACTTTCTGGATTTTTTGGTTTTGCTTCTTATAGCTTCCAAAAACTATCGGCAGATATTCGTCGTTTTACTCGTCTTGGAAACTCAACTATGTTGGCTACTCGTCTAAAGGGTGGGGCCATATTTAGTGCTAAATCTGATTCATTGCCCAGCAATATTCGATATTACCTGGGAGGAACGAACTCGGTACGGGGTTGGTACCGTAATCAGCTGGGGCCGAAGAATGCTCAAACCGACAGTACAGGCTTTGAACAATATGTGCCGCGTGGTGGAAGTGCCATGTTCGGATTTAATATAGAGCTACGCCAAGAATTGAATTTTTTGATTGATGGGCTTGGGATGGCCGCTTTTTTTGATGGGGGACAGCTTTGGGAGACGTTTGCACGTATTCGCAGGCGGCCTGTTCAATTTGGTGTCGGAGGTGGATTTCGTTATCAATCGCCCATCGGACCAGTACGCATCGATGTGGGATATAAATTAAATCCCACCGAGCGAGATTTGAACATTTATCAAGGTACTGATTACGGTGGCAAATGGGAGCGTATTGGTATTCATTTTAGCATAGGTCAAGCATTTTAA